Proteins encoded by one window of Clostridium bornimense:
- the pfkA gene encoding 6-phosphofructokinase has translation MKSIAILTSGGDAPGMNAAIRAVVRTALDKDLKVFGVNRGYSGLINGELFEMNRESVSDIIHRGGTILRTARCEEFKTEEGRKRAASVLKVFGIDGLVVIGGNGTFAGAQLLSKLGVKTIGLPGTIDNDLPYTDYTIGFDTALNTVLDAINKLRDTSSSHERVSIVEVMGRDCGDIALHAGVGGGAEFVILPEKGYNEEEICKNILQGKVKGKLHSLIIMAEGVGGTDELANKIEEVTGIETRATKLGHIQRGGSPSAFDRVLASRMGYKAVELLCQGKTSKVLGMKNGKIFDMDINEALEVPRSFDEELYTISKIISN, from the coding sequence ATGAAAAGTATTGCTATTTTGACTAGTGGTGGGGATGCACCAGGGATGAACGCTGCTATAAGAGCGGTGGTTCGAACTGCACTAGATAAGGATTTGAAAGTATTTGGCGTTAATAGAGGATATAGTGGCCTAATTAATGGTGAGTTATTTGAAATGAATAGGGAATCAGTTTCAGATATAATTCATAGAGGAGGCACTATTTTAAGAACAGCTCGTTGTGAAGAATTCAAGACAGAGGAAGGAAGAAAAAGAGCAGCTAGTGTTTTAAAAGTTTTTGGCATAGATGGACTTGTAGTCATTGGTGGCAATGGTACTTTTGCAGGTGCTCAATTATTATCTAAGTTAGGAGTAAAAACAATAGGACTTCCAGGAACTATAGATAATGATTTACCTTATACTGATTATACTATTGGATTTGACACTGCACTAAATACTGTTCTTGATGCAATCAACAAGTTAAGAGATACTTCAAGTTCTCATGAAAGGGTGAGTATCGTTGAAGTTATGGGAAGAGACTGTGGTGATATTGCATTGCATGCAGGAGTAGGTGGAGGAGCTGAATTTGTCATTCTTCCTGAAAAAGGATATAATGAAGAAGAAATTTGTAAAAATATTTTACAAGGCAAAGTGAAAGGAAAATTACATAGTTTAATTATTATGGCAGAAGGTGTCGGTGGCACTGATGAATTAGCAAATAAAATAGAAGAAGTAACAGGAATTGAAACAAGAGCTACGAAATTAGGACATATTCAACGAGGAGGAAGTCCATCAGCTTTTGATAGGGTTTTAGCATCAAGAATGGGCTATAAGGCTGTAGAATTATTGTGCCAAGGAAAAACATCTAAGGTTCTTGGAATGAAAAACGGAAAAATATTCGATATGGATATTAATGAAGCGTTAGAAGTACCAAGAAGTTTCGATGAGGAGTTATACACGATATCTAAGATAATATCTAATTAA
- a CDS encoding DNA polymerase III subunit alpha — MKDFVHLHLHTEYSLLDGSGKVKKVIEKAKELGMKSVAITDHGAMYGCVEFYKAAQEAGVKAIIGCEIYLAGKDHRIKSLEGGNDTYHLVLLVKNETGYNNLMKIVTEASLNGFYYKPRVDVEYLKAHSEGLVALSACLGGTVAKHLLRDEKEKAKQWAITLRDIFGEDFYLEVQNHGMEEQIKVNSEIVSLARELNIELVATNDVHYIEKEDYKAHDVLICIQTGKTVDDENRMTYKEGEFYIRSREEMEELFPDLEEALDNTVKIAEKCDFHYEFHHSKLPNFPLPEGTDHYEYLVQQCYKGLAERYDVITDEIKERMDYELNIIKTMGYVDYFLIVWDFIKYAIDNNIMTGPGRGSAAGSIVAYTLGITKIDPIKYGLIFERFLNPERVSMPDVDSDFCYERRQEVIDYVVDKYGKECVSQIITFGTMAPRACIRDVGRAMSYSYAEVDAIAKMIPTMLGITIDKALEINPELKKAYESDERVKNLIDIAKKLEGLPRHTSTHAAGVVIASKPLVEYVPLTKNEEAIVSQFTMGTLEELGLLKMDFLGLRTLTVIRDTLEFVKNNKGIDINLDEIDLDDHRVYGMIGEGKTVGVFQLESPGMTNFMKELKPDSLEDIIAGISLYRPGPMAEIPTYIESKKNSNRIQYITKELEPILNVTYGVMVYQEQVMEIVRKLAGYSMGRSDMVRRAMSKKKHKVMEEERKNFIYGIVDENGEIEVPGCIRNGISEEAANKIFDQMMDFASYAFNKSHAAAYALVGYYTAYLMYYHPTEYIAAMLNSVMGNNEKVAFYIRFAKEQGIEVLPPDINESFWKFTAKENTIRFGLGAIKNVGSNVISSIVRTREEKGDFTDFGDFINKIDTSEINKRAVESLIKAGAFDSFMIFRSRLLAVYEKLLDGASNDRKRNIAGQMNLFTDFEESYKSLEISYPNIKEFEKKYILAMEKEMTGIYISGHPLDDYVDTLEEMTDTTTIDIVGSVELEGETVDGGNYIKDGDRVKIGGIISSVTKKFTKNNDIMAFINVQDLYGEVEVIVFPKTMEKNAMYIKEDALVLIRGRITKREDEAPKVICENIEPLIKVEDEKVYIRVANRRAATEAKNILRYMNEFMKGGCPTLIFIEEDRKAYKMPSDLWVNSKLDTMEFLKSSFGEENVKIK; from the coding sequence ATGAAAGATTTTGTGCATCTCCATCTTCATACAGAATATTCTTTATTAGATGGATCTGGTAAAGTTAAGAAAGTAATAGAGAAGGCAAAAGAATTGGGGATGAAGTCTGTTGCTATAACTGATCATGGTGCTATGTATGGTTGTGTAGAATTTTACAAAGCAGCACAAGAAGCCGGCGTAAAAGCAATAATAGGATGCGAGATATATTTAGCAGGTAAAGATCATAGAATAAAATCTTTAGAAGGTGGAAATGATACTTATCATTTAGTTTTATTAGTAAAAAACGAAACAGGGTATAATAACCTTATGAAGATTGTAACAGAGGCATCTTTAAATGGATTTTATTATAAGCCTAGGGTAGATGTAGAGTATTTAAAAGCTCATAGTGAGGGATTAGTAGCCCTATCTGCATGTTTAGGGGGAACGGTAGCTAAGCATTTGTTAAGAGATGAGAAAGAAAAGGCAAAACAATGGGCTATAACACTTAGAGATATTTTTGGAGAAGATTTTTATCTAGAAGTTCAAAATCATGGTATGGAAGAACAGATAAAAGTAAATAGTGAAATTGTATCTTTAGCAAGAGAGTTAAATATAGAGTTAGTGGCTACTAATGATGTTCACTATATAGAAAAAGAAGATTATAAAGCACATGACGTTCTTATTTGTATTCAAACAGGAAAAACTGTAGATGATGAAAATAGAATGACATATAAAGAAGGAGAATTTTATATTCGTTCAAGAGAAGAGATGGAAGAATTATTTCCAGATCTTGAAGAAGCTTTAGATAACACTGTTAAAATAGCAGAAAAATGTGATTTTCATTATGAATTTCATCATTCTAAGTTACCAAACTTTCCACTACCAGAAGGAACAGATCATTATGAGTATTTAGTTCAGCAATGTTATAAAGGTCTAGCTGAAAGATATGATGTTATAACAGATGAAATAAAAGAAAGAATGGATTATGAGCTTAATATTATCAAGACAATGGGGTATGTAGATTACTTTTTAATTGTTTGGGATTTTATAAAGTACGCCATTGATAATAATATAATGACTGGTCCAGGGAGAGGTTCTGCAGCTGGATCTATTGTCGCTTATACATTAGGAATAACAAAAATTGATCCAATAAAGTATGGTCTTATTTTTGAAAGATTCTTAAATCCTGAGAGAGTAAGTATGCCCGACGTGGATTCTGATTTTTGCTATGAGAGAAGACAAGAAGTTATAGATTATGTTGTGGATAAGTATGGTAAGGAATGTGTTTCGCAGATTATAACCTTCGGAACTATGGCACCAAGAGCTTGTATAAGAGATGTAGGAAGGGCAATGAGTTATTCTTATGCAGAAGTTGATGCTATAGCTAAGATGATTCCTACTATGCTTGGAATAACAATAGATAAAGCATTAGAAATTAATCCAGAGCTTAAAAAAGCTTATGAAAGTGATGAGAGAGTAAAAAATCTTATTGATATAGCAAAAAAATTAGAAGGGTTACCTAGACATACATCTACTCATGCTGCAGGTGTTGTTATAGCATCAAAGCCATTGGTAGAATATGTTCCCCTTACAAAAAATGAAGAAGCTATAGTAAGTCAATTTACTATGGGTACATTAGAAGAACTTGGACTTCTAAAAATGGATTTCTTAGGCCTTAGAACATTAACAGTTATAAGAGATACTTTAGAGTTCGTGAAAAATAACAAAGGAATAGATATAAATCTAGATGAAATAGATTTAGACGACCATAGAGTTTATGGAATGATAGGTGAAGGGAAGACTGTGGGAGTTTTCCAATTAGAATCTCCAGGAATGACAAACTTTATGAAAGAATTAAAACCGGATTCTTTGGAAGATATTATAGCGGGGATTTCTCTTTATAGACCAGGTCCTATGGCAGAGATACCTACCTATATAGAAAGTAAAAAGAATTCAAATAGAATACAGTATATAACTAAAGAATTGGAGCCAATTCTTAACGTGACGTATGGAGTAATGGTTTACCAAGAACAGGTAATGGAAATAGTTAGAAAACTTGCCGGATATTCCATGGGACGTTCTGACATGGTTAGAAGAGCCATGTCAAAAAAGAAACATAAAGTTATGGAAGAGGAAAGAAAAAATTTCATTTATGGAATTGTAGATGAAAATGGAGAAATTGAGGTTCCAGGATGTATAAGAAATGGAATTAGTGAAGAAGCAGCAAATAAAATATTTGATCAAATGATGGATTTTGCCTCTTATGCATTTAACAAGAGCCACGCAGCAGCATATGCGTTAGTAGGATATTATACAGCGTATCTTATGTATTACCATCCAACAGAATATATAGCAGCAATGCTAAACTCTGTTATGGGTAATAACGAAAAAGTTGCTTTCTATATAAGATTTGCTAAAGAACAAGGTATTGAAGTTTTACCACCAGATATAAATGAATCTTTTTGGAAGTTTACAGCAAAAGAGAACACAATAAGATTTGGATTAGGTGCAATAAAAAATGTTGGTTCTAATGTTATTTCTTCTATTGTAAGAACAAGAGAAGAAAAAGGGGACTTTACTGATTTTGGAGATTTTATAAATAAAATTGATACATCAGAAATTAATAAAAGAGCAGTAGAAAGCTTAATAAAAGCCGGTGCTTTTGATTCATTTATGATATTTAGATCTAGATTATTAGCAGTATATGAAAAATTATTAGATGGTGCTTCTAATGATAGAAAAAGAAATATAGCAGGTCAGATGAATTTATTTACCGATTTTGAAGAAAGCTATAAATCTCTTGAGATTTCATATCCTAATATAAAAGAATTTGAGAAAAAATATATTTTAGCGATGGAAAAAGAAATGACAGGAATTTATATTTCTGGTCATCCACTTGATGACTACGTTGATACTTTAGAAGAAATGACTGATACAACAACTATAGATATTGTTGGATCTGTAGAACTTGAAGGAGAAACAGTAGATGGTGGAAATTATATTAAAGATGGAGATAGAGTAAAAATAGGTGGAATAATATCATCAGTAACTAAAAAGTTTACTAAAAATAATGATATTATGGCATTTATTAACGTACAAGATTTATATGGTGAAGTTGAAGTTATAGTTTTTCCAAAAACAATGGAAAAGAATGCTATGTATATAAAAGAAGATGCATTGGTATTAATAAGAGGAAGAATAACAAAAAGAGAAGATGAAGCCCCTAAAGTTATTTGTGAAAATATAGAGCCACTTATTAAAGTAGAAGACGAAAAAGTTTATATAAGAGTTGCTAATAGAAGAGCGGCGACAGAAGCTAAAAATATATTAAGATATATGAATGAATTTATGAAGGGTGGTTGTCCTACTTTGATATTTATTGAAGAAGATCGAAAGGCATATAAAATGCCAAGTGATTTATGGGTAAATTCAAAGCTAGATACAATGGAATTTTTGAAATCCTCTTTTGGAGAAGAAAATGTAAAAATAAAATAA
- a CDS encoding polymorphic toxin-type HINT domain-containing protein, with the protein MGRQLKSIEGNNKTISYKYNDSGIRTEKTVNGVTTKYYLSGDTVTLEDNGTDKIYYTYDADGDLISMNLNGKEYFYIRNVQNDVIGLHDSTGTVVVNYSYDTWGNIVSITGSLKDSVGKKNPYRYRGYRYDEETGMYYLQSRYYNAEWGRFVNCDNIGGKIGELGTHNAFKYCFNNPVNMSDESGQCPKWMKKAAKVVAKVAVTAAVVTAIVVAAPVVACAVGTGVALAIGASAATATAIAAVTAAACYVTAAAVGAFGINRAYQAATGKNVIKNTVFRGNQKAYNRAEGIVNSVGGLIIAGSTVVGPGSVCFVAGTMISTEKGNVPIEKIKVGDLVYSENPETGEKGLKRVVQTFENETDELVHIKVNGEEIVTTPEHPFYVPRQGWTEAIKLRAGDILVLVNGKEVVVEKVQHEILETPIKVYNFEVEDYHTYYVSNSGVLVHNKCTNPYGKKGGPAHQAKIAEMEKKLSQRGYNLIKEEVRIDISNGYKSRRYADFAVSKNNKTIYVQVGKQTKSGMPVARERRAISDIESEGNTVWFFAYN; encoded by the coding sequence ATGGGAAGACAATTAAAGTCAATAGAAGGCAATAATAAAACAATAAGTTACAAGTATAATGATAGTGGAATAAGAACAGAAAAAACAGTAAATGGAGTAACAACAAAATATTATCTATCAGGAGATACAGTAACACTTGAAGATAATGGAACAGATAAGATATACTATACATATGATGCCGACGGCGATTTAATATCTATGAATCTAAATGGAAAAGAGTACTTCTACATAAGAAATGTACAAAATGATGTAATAGGATTGCATGATAGTACAGGAACAGTAGTAGTAAACTATAGTTATGATACATGGGGAAATATAGTATCAATAACAGGAAGTTTAAAGGATAGTGTAGGTAAAAAGAACCCATATAGATACAGAGGATATAGATATGATGAAGAAACTGGAATGTATTATCTGCAAAGTAGATATTATAATGCAGAGTGGGGAAGGTTTGTAAATTGTGATAACATAGGCGGAAAAATAGGTGAACTAGGAACTCACAATGCATTTAAATATTGTTTCAATAATCCAGTAAATATGAGTGATGAAAGTGGTCAATGCCCGAAGTGGATGAAAAAGGCAGCAAAGGTTGTAGCAAAAGTTGCTGTTACAGCGGCAGTAGTAACTGCAATAGTAGTGGCAGCACCGGTAGTAGCATGTGCAGTAGGAACAGGGGTAGCTCTTGCGATAGGTGCATCAGCAGCAACAGCGACAGCCATAGCAGCAGTAACAGCGGCAGCTTGTTATGTAACAGCCGCAGCAGTAGGTGCATTTGGGATAAATCGAGCATATCAGGCTGCGACGGGTAAAAATGTAATTAAGAATACAGTTTTTAGAGGAAATCAGAAAGCATATAATAGGGCAGAAGGAATAGTAAATTCAGTTGGAGGATTAATTATAGCAGGAAGTACAGTAGTAGGACCTGGATCAGTATGCTTTGTAGCGGGAACGATGATATCTACGGAAAAAGGAAATGTTCCAATAGAAAAAATTAAAGTAGGAGATTTAGTATACTCAGAAAATCCTGAAACAGGAGAAAAGGGATTAAAGAGAGTAGTTCAAACCTTTGAGAATGAAACAGATGAATTAGTACATATAAAAGTAAATGGAGAAGAAATAGTAACAACACCAGAGCATCCATTTTATGTACCAAGACAAGGGTGGACAGAAGCTATAAAACTAAGAGCTGGAGATATTCTTGTATTAGTAAATGGAAAAGAAGTAGTTGTTGAAAAGGTACAACATGAAATATTAGAAACACCAATAAAGGTATATAATTTTGAAGTCGAAGATTATCATACATATTATGTTTCTAATAGTGGTGTATTGGTACATAACAAGTGTACAAATCCATATGGGAAAAAGGGTGGACCAGCACATCAAGCTAAGATAGCAGAAATGGAAAAGAAGTTATCTCAAAGAGGATATAATTTAATTAAAGAGGAAGTAAGAATAGATATAAGTAATGGCTATAAAAGTAGGAGATATGCAGATTTTGCAGTATCTAAGAATAATAAAACAATATATGTTCAAGTAGGAAAACAAACGAAATCTGGAATGCCAGTAGCAAGAGAAAGAAGAGCAATAAGTGATATAGAAAGTGAAGGGAATACAGTGTGGTTTTTCGCTTATAATTAA